TCCGTGTGCACAGGAACACGAAGAGCTATGATTCCAAAAGCAAGAGTTATCGCGACCGCGAGTGTTGCAGTAAGAAACTTGATTGTCCCGCGCCCAAAGAGATAGAGAACTATCTTCTGGGGAGACACATAGACATACTTCAGAGTCTCATAGTGCTCCCTGTCCTCAAAAATAACCCAGCCTATTCCGATAAGGAGCTGACCTACGTAGATGAAAAACGCGTTTCCCGAGAACATGTAGGCGAAAAAGGGGGTCGAAGTGTCTCCGCCCAGAACGATGAGATACATGAAGACGAGTATCAGGGAAGAGGCAACCGGCTTCGCAACCGAGTAGACAATAAACAGAAATGGGTCTGCCCAGTTCGATTCTATTTGCCATCCAAGCCAGGCGGCAGACCTGATATTTCTCAGCACTCGCACTACTGCCACCTGAGTGTGAGCCTCCCTTCTTCCTTCCCCTTTCGTTCCATGAATGACAGGGACTTTTGAGCTCCAATCAGGAAGATTACTCCGAGAACAAGGAGAATCAATGCCTCAAGCCGTACATCTAGAAATCCCCTTGCCTTCTCCGGGCCGAAGAGAAGCTGCCGCATCCCGTCAAGTCCGAGCGTGAGAGGTATGATGGAACCTGCCAGCGCAAACCAGAAGCCGAGCGCCCTCACGGGAAAGTAGAACCCGGACACCAGGTAAACCGGCTCTTGAAGCAAATTGACAGTGTGCCAGGCCTCCCTTCCGAAGAAAAGAAAGAGAGAGCTTAACATCATTCCAAGGCCATAGAGAGACAGCATGGTAAGGAAGAAGATCACAATCAAAAGAGGGATTGAAGTGATTTGATAATGAACCTTGAAGATCAGGCTGCCCAGAATGATCGCTGAGGCGGCCCGCGTGGTCGTCATGATTATTGCGCCGACTGCCATCCCCAGAAGAATGGCCATCCTCGAGCAAGGTGCGACAAGATACAGTTGAAGCAGCCCGGTCTCTCTTTCCCAATAGAACTGACTTGCCATGCTCCAGAGCACATTCATCCAGTAAGCCGTCATCGCGCCGCCCAGGACCACGAATCCAACGAATTCCTCCGGCGCCTTCATTGCCCTGTAGATATAGACAAAAGCAAATATGGAAAGCAACGGCAGCACCGTCTCAGTTATTATCCAGGAAGGCTCCCTGTTCGCTGCAACGACTCTTACGTACGCTCTTCCAACAGCAGCGCGCAGGTTAAGCTCAATCTTCGAGAATTTCATCTTCGAGGCTTCTCCCTACATGTTTGACGAACACGTCTTCAAGAGTCGGCTCAACCTTGCTCAGTGTCATTACATTGAGTCCGGATGCTCTCACAAAGGAAACAACGTCCGAAATCACTGAGTCGCTTTCCAGGACAAGTTTGACTTCTGTCTTTCCGACATTCTCTCTGTGACTCGTTGCAAAGCTTCTCACACCGCGGACTTCTTTCAAGCCGCCCAGTCCGTCGGGGCAGAGATCAACTTCAAGATGGAAGACCGACTCACTGACGAGCTCCGCCTTGAGTACCTTCGGTGACTCACATGCAAGACATCTCCCTCTGTCGATAATGGCAACTCTCTCGCAGAGCTCGTCCGCTTCAGCCATGTAGTGCGTGGTAAGAAGGACAGTCCTCCCGGGTTTCTCCTTTACCCAGCGCTTCACGAATGCTCTTATCTCGCGCGCTGATGTAACGTCCAGTCCAAGAGTAGGCTCATCCAGAAAGATCACCTTTGGGTCACTCACAAATCCTCTCGCAAAGTTCAGTCTCTGTCTGAAGCCGGTGGAGAGTTTGTTCATCTTAGTGTTTGCTTTATCAGCAAGGCTGCACGCCGACAGCAAAAAATCTATCCTTTTCTTTGCCTCTCGTCCCGGGACGCCATAGAACTGAGAGAACATCCAGAGTGTTTCTCTCACGGTAAGGATTCCGTAGCCGCTCTGCTCACCGCCCGAAACGACGTTTATGGATTCTCTGACCTTGCCGGCTTCCTTGAGAACATCGAATCCAAGAACATGGGCTTTTCCTGACGTGGGAAGGAGAAGAGTAGTGAGTATCTTGATCAGCGTAGTCTTGCCGGCGCCGTTTGGCCCCAGAATTCCGAAAAGCTCGCCCTCCCTGACACTGAGGTTGACGTCGTCAAGTGCGGTTATCGCCTTCTTATGATATTCCTTCTTCGACGCCTTGAAGATTCTGGTGAGTCCTTCTGTTTCGACAGAGAAGTTCATATTCCCTCAACTGAAAAAAGCCACCGCCATTTCCACCTGTCATCCCATGGAGCCGGATCGGAGAGAAAGACCGGAAAGTCAAACCGCAGACGAAGCCCTCCCACCAGCTTCTTTGTTCTTATCCCAAATCCTCCGTCCCAGAGGAGGCCCGACGTGGAGAATGCTTCCCCCTTCTCCCACACCTTTCCAACATCAACGAAAAGCGCCGACCTGAGAAGAGAGAAAGGCATGGATGAGTTTCCAAATATCCCATCCGGAAGAATCGGGACGAGATTGTCGAATGATATCTCGACATTGGCAGACGCAATTCTTGCGCCTGTGAAAAGAGCGGGATCCCTGTCAAAATAGCCCCTTAGATTTCCCGCTCCTCCAAGCCGCCCGTGCCAATTCGGCCTTATCAATCCTTTCGATCTGAAAAATCCATTCTCAAACTCCTGATAAGGGTCGGCGCCGGAGAGATATAACTTTCTTTGAACCGGAGGCCTGCCGTCAGTCGCTCCCAAATATGTTCTACCCTCAAGATGAAACAGGCCCATCGGACTTGAGCTCACCGTGGCCTCTCCGGTGAGTCTATCGTAAGAGTAGGCGCTGCCCGGAACACTGGTCTCAAGATGCATTCCGCCTGAGAGGTTGAACCGTCTGTAACTGCCCTCAAGCGAGTAGCCGGCATCGAGAGTCCGAACCGCCCCTTTCTCCCACTCCAAGGGATTTCTGAGATAGCTTTCCCTCAGAAGTCTCTTCTCGTTAATGCTAAGCGTGACAGTGTGATAAGGACCAATGTTCATGTAGGAGCTCAGCCGTCTCCTAAAGAAAAAAGAATACCCCTCTCTTCCGTCAATCGTGTAACTTCTAACCCCGACTCTCGCGTCATACCCCGCTAGACCAAGAGGCGTGCTGTAGGAGCAATCATACTGCCACCCGGCGTTCCTCGTTCCGTACCAGATGCTGAGCGCCGTAAGGTTTTGGTCTTCAAGAAAACTGAGACCAAGCCGGGGTCCAACCTTCACGCCATCAATGTCATTGAACCAAGCCGCCGGCCTCCAGGTGACCCTGTAAGCATCGATCGGAATCGAAGCGTGTACGGGATTATCAAACTGAAACTTCAACTTCGGATAGGGGTAAACATTGTTTCTCCTGTCAACGTCCGCTATCCGTTTGTCCGGATTCATCTCAACCCCGACCGGCTTGAAGGGAAGCTCTCCCTTGAGCGTGTATGATCTCCTTCCATCGTCCCAGACCGTATGTGGTAGTGACAGTACACGAGTCTCGCCAGAGCTCGATCTGAAGGCAAAATCGAGAGGCATTATTGCACGGCCTTTCTTCTCGATCCTGACATCAACTGAGTAGTCTCTTCCATCGGCGAGTCGCCTGAATTTCATTCCCTTGACGGCATAGTCGCAGCGGTACGTTCGCCTCAGCCATTCGTCAAAAAACCAGCCGAGCTTTCTCCCGCTCATCCTCTCTGCCACCGCAATAAAATCTTCCGTATAGGGATGTTTGAACTGCCATAATGCAAAGTACTCCTTCATCACCCGGTCAAATGTTTCATCACCGAGTACATACTGGAGCATAAAGAGAATCGCCGCTGACTTCTGATAAACCGCGGTCCTGTATGCAATACGCTCTCCGAACTTGTCTGACGGCGTAATCACCTGCTCCTCATATCCAGTTTCTGCAAAGCTTATGTAGTCAAACTGGCTTGATTCCCTCTTGTCCTCAGGGGGAAAGAAATACCTCTCCCATGGCCTCTTGTACTTGCGGACATCATTGTTTCTTCCGTAGTAGTTCTCCATGAAGAGAATCGTGGCGAAGCTTGTGAAGCCTTCATCAAGCCACGCTTCATCGTTTTCGTTGCTCCCAATGATTCCATAGAACCAATTGTGAGCAATTTCGTGAGCTATCACAGCGGAAAGAAAACGGGAGCGTT
The window above is part of the Candidatus Eisenbacteria bacterium genome. Proteins encoded here:
- a CDS encoding M1 family aminopeptidase, whose protein sequence is RFFKDFSRFPEEMWGEEKIEKFIFDGAELPVEVDDTIGRVALPRAILPGETVLFEITFKGRIPEHLIRMGRRGRDFNIAQWYPKICVYDLRGWHKDQYIGQGEFYGDFGTFDVSLTLPGTFLVAHTGTLTNPGEVLPDSVIKKLATVGDTTLNIADNSNWLRPSDPTLRKELEKPKTWRFRADNVHDFAFAANEKYIWDATKLGNVYVHTFYFKNKAVHWREMAGVSRECVRFYSETFGGYPYDQVSVVATSVHGGMEYPNLAFIGSEIGDERSRFLSAVIAHEIAHNWFYGIIGSNENDEAWLDEGFTSFATILFMENYYGRNNDVRKYKRPWERYFFPPEDKRESSQFDYISFAETGYEEQVITPSDKFGERIAYRTAVYQKSAAILFMLQYVLGDETFDRVMKEYFALWQFKHPYTEDFIAVAERMSGRKLGWFFDEWLRRTYRCDYAVKGMKFRRLADGRDYSVDVRIEKKGRAIMPLDFAFRSSSGETRVLSLPHTVWDDGRRSYTLKGELPFKPVGVEMNPDKRIADVDRRNNVYPYPKLKFQFDNPVHASIPIDAYRVTWRPAAWFNDIDGVKVGPRLGLSFLEDQNLTALSIWYGTRNAGWQYDCSYSTPLGLAGYDARVGVRSYTIDGREGYSFFFRRRLSSYMNIGPYHTVTLSINEKRLLRESYLRNPLEWEKGAVRTLDAGYSLEGSYRRFNLSGGMHLETSVPGSAYSYDRLTGEATVSSSPMGLFHLEGRTYLGATDGRPPVQRKLYLSGADPYQEFENGFFRSKGLIRPNWHGRLGGAGNLRGYFDRDPALFTGARIASANVEISFDNLVPILPDGIFGNSSMPFSLLRSALFVDVGKVWEKGEAFSTSGLLWDGGFGIRTKKLVGGLRLRFDFPVFLSDPAPWDDRWKWRWLFSVEGI
- a CDS encoding ABC transporter permease, with amino-acid sequence MKFSKIELNLRAAVGRAYVRVVAANREPSWIITETVLPLLSIFAFVYIYRAMKAPEEFVGFVVLGGAMTAYWMNVLWSMASQFYWERETGLLQLYLVAPCSRMAILLGMAVGAIIMTTTRAASAIILGSLIFKVHYQITSIPLLIVIFFLTMLSLYGLGMMLSSLFLFFGREAWHTVNLLQEPVYLVSGFYFPVRALGFWFALAGSIIPLTLGLDGMRQLLFGPEKARGFLDVRLEALILLVLGVIFLIGAQKSLSFMERKGKEEGRLTLRWQ
- a CDS encoding ABC transporter permease, with the protein product MAVVRVLRNIRSAAWLGWQIESNWADPFLFIVYSVAKPVASSLILVFMYLIVLGGDTSTPFFAYMFSGNAFFIYVGQLLIGIGWVIFEDREHYETLKYVYVSPQKIVLYLFGRGTIKFLTATLAVAITLAFGIIALRVPVHTERIMPFHFAASFVLGIIGIAALGIILAAIGLLVARHSMSLNEGVAGLFYLLSGAVFPIDVLPGWVRGFSKSLPFTYWLEGIRRSLGWGGVSKELGSIPDGRILLILLVTTVCLFFFALWFYAVCERIARRYGLIDRTTNY
- a CDS encoding ATP-binding cassette domain-containing protein; this translates as MNFSVETEGLTRIFKASKKEYHKKAITALDDVNLSVREGELFGILGPNGAGKTTLIKILTTLLLPTSGKAHVLGFDVLKEAGKVRESINVVSGGEQSGYGILTVRETLWMFSQFYGVPGREAKKRIDFLLSACSLADKANTKMNKLSTGFRQRLNFARGFVSDPKVIFLDEPTLGLDVTSAREIRAFVKRWVKEKPGRTVLLTTHYMAEADELCERVAIIDRGRCLACESPKVLKAELVSESVFHLEVDLCPDGLGGLKEVRGVRSFATSHRENVGKTEVKLVLESDSVISDVVSFVRASGLNVMTLSKVEPTLEDVFVKHVGRSLEDEILED